Proteins co-encoded in one Hyla sarda isolate aHylSar1 chromosome 4, aHylSar1.hap1, whole genome shotgun sequence genomic window:
- the XAB2 gene encoding pre-mRNA-splicing factor SYF1 isoform X1 produces MPDKEIAFEEDDLQFEEEILRNPYSVKCWMRYIESKSSASAHTLNLIYERALKELPGSYKLWYAYLKQRRKQVKRKCITNPAFEEVNNCHERALVFMHKMPRIWLDYCQFLVDQCRITRSRRTFDRALRALPITQHHRIWPLYLRFVRAHPLPETAVRVYRRYLKLSPENAEEYIEYLRSVDRLDEAASRLAAIVNQDDFVSKEGKSNYQLWQELCTLLCQNPSSIRSLDSAAIIRGGLTRFTDQRGKLWCALAEYHTRSGHFEKARDVYEEAIQTVTTVRDFTQVFDSYAQFEESIIAAKMETASELGKEEEGDLDLELRLARFEQLMERRPLLLNGVLLRQNPHNVHEWHKRVQLYQGKPREIINTYTEAVQTVVPAKATGKPHSLWVAFAKFYEDNGQIEDARAILKRATQVQYTHVDDLASVWCQFGEMELRHENYEEALTILRKATAVPARKAEYFDASEPVQNRLYKSLKVWSMLADLEESLGTFKSTKAVYDRIIDLRIATPQIIINYALFLEEHNYFEESFKAYERGIALFRWPNVYDIWSTYLSKFIARYGGKKLERARDLFEQALDGCPRKFAKNIFLLYAKLEEEHGLARHAMALYERATQAVEPAEQYEMFNIYIKRAAEIYGVTHTRSIYERAIEILPDDQAREMCLRFADMECKLGEIDRARAVYSYCSQMCDPRLTSGFWQTWRDFEVRHGNEDTLREMLRVKRSVQAKYNTQGTFLVSQRLRAEGVGASEDSKEAVDDMQALEQRAAVVAAEAAKDKPQMKEKILFVRSDASRTELAELALQNNPDEINIGDEDSEEDMEPDEVQLEQKSVPSSVFSGLADD; encoded by the exons ATGCCGGATAAAGAAATCGCCTTT GAAGAAGATGACCTGCAGtttgaggaggagatcctgcggaATCCCTATTCTGTCAAGTGCTGGATGCGATATATAGAATCCAAGTCATCCGCATCGGCTCATACCCTAAACTTAATCTATGAGCGAGCACTCAAGGAGCTGCCGGGAAG CTACAAGTTGTGGTATGCCTATCTAAAGCAGCGGAGGAAGCAGGTGAAGAGGAAATGCATCACTAATCCGGCTTTCGAGGAGGTGAATAATTGCCATGAGCGAGCTCTGGTCTTCATGCACAAG ATGCCCCGCATTTGGCTGGATTATTGCCAGTTCCTCGTGGACCAGTGTAGAATCACCCGCAGTAGGCGAACATTTGACCGGGCACTTCGTGCTCttcccatcacccagcaccatcgCATCTGGCCCCTTTACTTACGCTTTGTCCGTGCACACCCCCTGCCAGAGACTGCCGTCAGGGTTTACAGGAGGTACTTAAAG CTATCGCCTGAGAACGCGGAGGAGTACATAGAGTATCTACGTTCTGTCGATAGATTGGATGAAGCGGCTTCCAGATTGGCAGCCATTGTAAACCAAGACGACTTTGTATCAAAGGAAGGAAAGTCGAATTATCAG CTATGGCAAGAGCTGTGTACACTTCTGTGCCAGAACCCCAGTTCCATCCGCTCCCTTGACTCGGCAGCCATCATCCGAGGCGGCTTGACGCGCTTTACAGACCAAAGGGGCAAGTTGTGGTGTGCGCTCGCTGAATATCATACACGCAGTGGCCATTTTGAAAAG GCTCGAGATGTCTACGAGGAGGCCATCCAGACCGTCACCACTGTACGAGACTTCACTCAAGTGTTCGACAGCTACGCTCAGTTTGAAGAAAGTATCATTGCTGCCAAAATGGAAACAGCCAGTGAGCTGGGGAAAGAAGAGGAGG GTGACCTAGATCTGGAGCTGAGATTGGCTCGCTTTGAGCAGCTGATGGAGAGGAGACCCCTTTTACTCAATGGGGTGTTACTGCGACAGAACCCACACAATGTCCATGAGTGGCACAAAAGGGTGCAGCTGTATCAAGGCAAGCCGCGAGAG ATTATTAACACATATACAGAGGCTGTGCAGACTGTGGTTCCTGCAAAGGCTACTGGGAAACCGCACTCCTTGTGGGTGGCGTTTGCCAAGTTCTATGAAGACAATGGACAGATAGAGGAT GCTCGGGCGATTCTGAAGAGGGCGACCCAGGTGCAGTACACACATGTGGATGACTTGGCCTCGGTTTGGTGCCAGTTTGGTGAGATGGAGCTGAGACATGAGAATTACGAGGAGGCGCTGACTATATTGAGG AAAGCCACGGCGGTACCTGCCCGCAAGGCTGAATACTTTGATGCCTCAGAGCCAGTACAGAACCGACTGTACAAGTCCCTAAAAGTCTGGTCTATGCTGGCCGACCTGGAAGAGAGTCTGGGAACCTTCAAG TCCACGAAGGCCGTGTACGATCGCATTATCGACCTCCGCATCGCCACCCCACAGATAATCATCAATTACGCCCTCTTCTTGGAAGAACACAACTACTTTGAAGAAAGTTTCAAG GCCTACGAGCGCGGCATCGCCCTGTTCCGGTGGCCCAACGTGTATGACATCTGGAGCACTTACCTGTCTAAGTTCATCGCTCGGTATGGCGGTAAGAAGCTGGAGAGAGCCCGGGACCTCTTTGAACAAGCCCTGGATGGTTGTCCTCGAAAGTTTGCAAAAA ATATATTTCTACTGTATGCAAAACTGGAGGAAGAGCACGGTCTGGCCCGGCATGCCATGGCTTTGTATGAGCGAGCAACACAGGCGGTGGAACCGGCAGAGCAGTACGAGATGTTCAACATATACATCAAGAGGGCGGCTGAGATTTATGGCGTCACGCACACCCGCAGCATTTATGAGCGAGCCATTGAG ATTTTGCCAGACGACCAGGCCCGGGAGATGTGTCTACGCTTTGCCGATATGGAGTGTAAACTAGGAGAGATTGACCGCGCCCGAGCTGTGTATTCCTACTGCTCTCAAATGTGTGATCCCCGG TTGACATCAGGGTTTTGGCAGACCTGGAGAGACTTTGAGGTACGGCACGGCAACGAGGACACGCTGCGCGAGATGCTGCGGGTCAAGCGAAGTGTACAAGCCAAGTACAACACGCAGGGGACCTTCCTCGTGTCTCAGAGGCTGAGGGCCGAAGGAGTAGGCGCCAGTGAGGACAGCAAAg AAGCAGTGGATGACATGCAGGCTCTGGAGCAGAGAGCAGCCGTGGTGGCCGCAGAGGCAGCGAAGGATAAACCTCAGATGAAGGAGAAGATCCTATTTGTCAG gtccGACGCCTCCCGTACAGAACTAGCAGAACTGGCGCTTCAGAATAATCCAGACGAGATCAACATAGGAGATGAGGATTCAGAAGAGGACATGGAGCCCGATG AAGTGCAGCTGGAGCAGAAATCGGTTCCTTCTTCGGTATTCTCTGGTCTCGCCGATGACTGA
- the XAB2 gene encoding pre-mRNA-splicing factor SYF1 isoform X2, with protein MHKMPRIWLDYCQFLVDQCRITRSRRTFDRALRALPITQHHRIWPLYLRFVRAHPLPETAVRVYRRYLKLSPENAEEYIEYLRSVDRLDEAASRLAAIVNQDDFVSKEGKSNYQLWQELCTLLCQNPSSIRSLDSAAIIRGGLTRFTDQRGKLWCALAEYHTRSGHFEKARDVYEEAIQTVTTVRDFTQVFDSYAQFEESIIAAKMETASELGKEEEGDLDLELRLARFEQLMERRPLLLNGVLLRQNPHNVHEWHKRVQLYQGKPREIINTYTEAVQTVVPAKATGKPHSLWVAFAKFYEDNGQIEDARAILKRATQVQYTHVDDLASVWCQFGEMELRHENYEEALTILRKATAVPARKAEYFDASEPVQNRLYKSLKVWSMLADLEESLGTFKSTKAVYDRIIDLRIATPQIIINYALFLEEHNYFEESFKAYERGIALFRWPNVYDIWSTYLSKFIARYGGKKLERARDLFEQALDGCPRKFAKNIFLLYAKLEEEHGLARHAMALYERATQAVEPAEQYEMFNIYIKRAAEIYGVTHTRSIYERAIEILPDDQAREMCLRFADMECKLGEIDRARAVYSYCSQMCDPRLTSGFWQTWRDFEVRHGNEDTLREMLRVKRSVQAKYNTQGTFLVSQRLRAEGVGASEDSKEAVDDMQALEQRAAVVAAEAAKDKPQMKEKILFVRSDASRTELAELALQNNPDEINIGDEDSEEDMEPDEVQLEQKSVPSSVFSGLADD; from the exons ATGCACAAG ATGCCCCGCATTTGGCTGGATTATTGCCAGTTCCTCGTGGACCAGTGTAGAATCACCCGCAGTAGGCGAACATTTGACCGGGCACTTCGTGCTCttcccatcacccagcaccatcgCATCTGGCCCCTTTACTTACGCTTTGTCCGTGCACACCCCCTGCCAGAGACTGCCGTCAGGGTTTACAGGAGGTACTTAAAG CTATCGCCTGAGAACGCGGAGGAGTACATAGAGTATCTACGTTCTGTCGATAGATTGGATGAAGCGGCTTCCAGATTGGCAGCCATTGTAAACCAAGACGACTTTGTATCAAAGGAAGGAAAGTCGAATTATCAG CTATGGCAAGAGCTGTGTACACTTCTGTGCCAGAACCCCAGTTCCATCCGCTCCCTTGACTCGGCAGCCATCATCCGAGGCGGCTTGACGCGCTTTACAGACCAAAGGGGCAAGTTGTGGTGTGCGCTCGCTGAATATCATACACGCAGTGGCCATTTTGAAAAG GCTCGAGATGTCTACGAGGAGGCCATCCAGACCGTCACCACTGTACGAGACTTCACTCAAGTGTTCGACAGCTACGCTCAGTTTGAAGAAAGTATCATTGCTGCCAAAATGGAAACAGCCAGTGAGCTGGGGAAAGAAGAGGAGG GTGACCTAGATCTGGAGCTGAGATTGGCTCGCTTTGAGCAGCTGATGGAGAGGAGACCCCTTTTACTCAATGGGGTGTTACTGCGACAGAACCCACACAATGTCCATGAGTGGCACAAAAGGGTGCAGCTGTATCAAGGCAAGCCGCGAGAG ATTATTAACACATATACAGAGGCTGTGCAGACTGTGGTTCCTGCAAAGGCTACTGGGAAACCGCACTCCTTGTGGGTGGCGTTTGCCAAGTTCTATGAAGACAATGGACAGATAGAGGAT GCTCGGGCGATTCTGAAGAGGGCGACCCAGGTGCAGTACACACATGTGGATGACTTGGCCTCGGTTTGGTGCCAGTTTGGTGAGATGGAGCTGAGACATGAGAATTACGAGGAGGCGCTGACTATATTGAGG AAAGCCACGGCGGTACCTGCCCGCAAGGCTGAATACTTTGATGCCTCAGAGCCAGTACAGAACCGACTGTACAAGTCCCTAAAAGTCTGGTCTATGCTGGCCGACCTGGAAGAGAGTCTGGGAACCTTCAAG TCCACGAAGGCCGTGTACGATCGCATTATCGACCTCCGCATCGCCACCCCACAGATAATCATCAATTACGCCCTCTTCTTGGAAGAACACAACTACTTTGAAGAAAGTTTCAAG GCCTACGAGCGCGGCATCGCCCTGTTCCGGTGGCCCAACGTGTATGACATCTGGAGCACTTACCTGTCTAAGTTCATCGCTCGGTATGGCGGTAAGAAGCTGGAGAGAGCCCGGGACCTCTTTGAACAAGCCCTGGATGGTTGTCCTCGAAAGTTTGCAAAAA ATATATTTCTACTGTATGCAAAACTGGAGGAAGAGCACGGTCTGGCCCGGCATGCCATGGCTTTGTATGAGCGAGCAACACAGGCGGTGGAACCGGCAGAGCAGTACGAGATGTTCAACATATACATCAAGAGGGCGGCTGAGATTTATGGCGTCACGCACACCCGCAGCATTTATGAGCGAGCCATTGAG ATTTTGCCAGACGACCAGGCCCGGGAGATGTGTCTACGCTTTGCCGATATGGAGTGTAAACTAGGAGAGATTGACCGCGCCCGAGCTGTGTATTCCTACTGCTCTCAAATGTGTGATCCCCGG TTGACATCAGGGTTTTGGCAGACCTGGAGAGACTTTGAGGTACGGCACGGCAACGAGGACACGCTGCGCGAGATGCTGCGGGTCAAGCGAAGTGTACAAGCCAAGTACAACACGCAGGGGACCTTCCTCGTGTCTCAGAGGCTGAGGGCCGAAGGAGTAGGCGCCAGTGAGGACAGCAAAg AAGCAGTGGATGACATGCAGGCTCTGGAGCAGAGAGCAGCCGTGGTGGCCGCAGAGGCAGCGAAGGATAAACCTCAGATGAAGGAGAAGATCCTATTTGTCAG gtccGACGCCTCCCGTACAGAACTAGCAGAACTGGCGCTTCAGAATAATCCAGACGAGATCAACATAGGAGATGAGGATTCAGAAGAGGACATGGAGCCCGATG AAGTGCAGCTGGAGCAGAAATCGGTTCCTTCTTCGGTATTCTCTGGTCTCGCCGATGACTGA